The following is a genomic window from Petrotoga sibirica DSM 13575.
TAACCCCTTACCTATCATTGCAAAAGAGATGACAAAGGTAATGTTCCAGACGGTAGCCGGTCTTTGGCGTAACGGAAATCCTATGTTATCTGAAGTACCACAACTTTTTTATAATAGATGTTTTATTCTTGATTTATGGTTTTCATATAGTTCTTCTAATTTTTTAACTGTTCCTACCCCTTTAATTTTTGCTTCTAAAGGAATTTCTTCTTTATTTATTATCTCCATACCTTTATTTATACAGTGTTTAATAGTTGATTGATTTTTGATACATTCAATCAGTAATTCTATATCCGCTACTAATAAACCTGGCAGATCACCTGGGAAAGGATCACCGATAACTTCACCTAAAAAAACGCAGATTCTGTTTTTCTTATAAGGTTCTCTGGTTCCATACCAATCAAAAAATAAATTTTCCTCTAGTTTTGATTCAATAGTATTAACTTCTAAGTTGGAATTGATTGTAA
Proteins encoded in this region:
- a CDS encoding NUDIX domain-containing protein; the encoded protein is MIKTVGASAVIKYKNKYIFEIQKRHKWYHCSGSNIVIGIGCIGGSIENEESPIETLRREVKEEIKTKINIIEWNSPFTINSNLEVNTIESKLEENLFFDWYGTREPYKKNRICVFLGEVIGDPFPGDLPGLLVADIELLIECIKNQSTIKHCINKGMEIINKEEIPLEAKIKGVGTVKKLEELYENHKSRIKHLL